The Longimicrobiaceae bacterium genome includes a region encoding these proteins:
- the rsmH gene encoding 16S rRNA (cytosine(1402)-N(4))-methyltransferase RsmH — MTHASDYHAPVMVEEVMSYLRPERGGVYLDGTLGGGGHAEALLERAPYAELVGVDRDPDALREAGARLARFGGRARLVRSNFASSVAAAGIEPGTLNGVLLDLGISSHQIDEAERGFTFRPGAPLDMRMGQDSAGEPSAADVLNTWEEEDLANVFFRYGEEKRSRMLARIVLEIRAKRRIETSDDLVEIIGRALPGSDASDRARIFQALRIAVNGEIGALEGALPAFRDALAPGGVFAVLSYHSLEDRLVKNAFRDWSTACTCPPGLPICICGGVADGETLTRKPVSASPEEVRENVRARSARLRAWRKG, encoded by the coding sequence ATGACGCACGCCTCGGACTACCACGCTCCCGTGATGGTGGAGGAGGTGATGTCGTACCTCCGCCCCGAGCGCGGCGGCGTCTATCTGGACGGCACGCTGGGCGGCGGCGGCCACGCCGAGGCGCTGCTGGAGCGCGCGCCGTACGCGGAGCTGGTGGGCGTGGACCGCGACCCCGACGCGCTGCGCGAGGCCGGCGCACGCCTGGCCCGCTTCGGCGGCCGGGCCCGCCTCGTCCGCTCGAACTTCGCCTCGTCCGTCGCGGCGGCGGGCATCGAACCCGGCACCCTGAACGGCGTCCTCCTGGACCTCGGCATCTCATCCCACCAGATCGACGAGGCGGAGCGCGGCTTCACCTTCCGGCCCGGCGCGCCGCTGGACATGCGCATGGGCCAGGACAGCGCGGGCGAGCCCAGCGCGGCCGACGTGCTGAACACGTGGGAGGAAGAGGACCTGGCGAACGTCTTCTTCCGCTACGGCGAGGAGAAGCGGTCGCGCATGCTGGCCCGCATCGTCCTGGAGATCCGCGCCAAACGCCGCATCGAGACCAGCGACGACCTGGTCGAGATCATCGGCCGGGCGCTGCCCGGCAGCGACGCGTCGGACAGGGCGCGCATCTTCCAGGCGCTTCGCATCGCGGTGAACGGGGAGATCGGGGCGCTGGAGGGCGCCCTTCCCGCTTTCAGGGACGCGCTGGCGCCCGGCGGCGTCTTCGCCGTGCTCAGCTACCACTCGCTCGAGGACCGGCTGGTGAAGAACGCGTTCCGCGACTGGAGCACCGCCTGCACCTGCCCGCCCGGCCTGCCCATCTGCATCTGCGGCGGGGTGGCGGACGGCGAGACGCTCACGCGCAAGCCCGTGTCCGCATCTCCCGAAGAGGTGCGCGAGAACGTGCGTGCCCGCAGCGCCCGCCTGCGTGCGTGGAGGAAGGGCTGA
- a CDS encoding S1/P1 nuclease, whose protein sequence is MKKSALVALALGAAFLLPRPARAWDDVGHRVVARIAWETMRPQTRAWVIALLMQAPDSSGIRDLLDPALPAAIRERELFVRAATWADIIRDKTVKGAAYHQPSWHYVNHFWEQAYEGAPPRISTRGTAGMLVDSLNAFEREIADPNLDAGRRAVLLAWVEHLTGDAHQPLHNSARMTLMEPQGDHGGNDFKLEGTHSLHGYWDSALSRRFPLLAGETVESRVGRIAAGVMRREPASMFRRHLAPQDAAAWSMEGFATARQAYPAELKRGQEPVQSYAAWTNKVVDPAIAEAGYRLADTLEHAFGR, encoded by the coding sequence ATGAAGAAATCCGCACTGGTCGCACTGGCCCTCGGCGCCGCGTTCCTGCTTCCGCGGCCCGCGCGCGCGTGGGACGACGTGGGCCACCGCGTGGTCGCGCGCATCGCGTGGGAGACCATGCGCCCGCAGACGCGCGCCTGGGTGATCGCGCTGCTCATGCAGGCGCCAGACAGCTCCGGCATCCGCGACCTGCTGGACCCGGCGCTGCCCGCCGCCATTCGCGAGCGCGAGCTCTTCGTGCGCGCGGCCACGTGGGCGGACATCATCCGCGACAAGACGGTGAAGGGCGCGGCGTACCACCAGCCGTCGTGGCACTACGTCAACCACTTCTGGGAGCAGGCGTACGAGGGCGCGCCGCCGCGCATCAGCACGCGGGGCACGGCGGGGATGCTGGTGGACAGCCTCAACGCCTTCGAGCGCGAGATCGCGGACCCCAACCTGGACGCCGGGCGGCGCGCCGTGCTGCTCGCCTGGGTGGAGCACCTCACGGGCGACGCGCACCAGCCGCTGCACAACAGCGCGCGCATGACGCTGATGGAGCCGCAGGGCGACCACGGGGGCAACGACTTCAAGCTGGAGGGCACGCACAGCCTGCACGGCTACTGGGACAGCGCGCTCAGCCGCCGTTTCCCGCTGCTGGCGGGCGAGACGGTGGAAAGCCGCGTGGGCCGCATCGCCGCCGGGGTGATGCGCCGCGAGCCCGCGTCGATGTTCCGCCGGCACCTGGCGCCGCAGGACGCGGCCGCCTGGTCGATGGAGGGCTTCGCGACGGCCCGCCAGGCGTACCCCGCCGAGCTGAAGCGCGGCCAGGAGCCGGTGCAGTCGTACGCTGCGTGGACGAACAAGGTCGTCGACCCCGCCATCGCCGAAGCCGGCTACCGCCTCGCCGACACGCTGGAGCACGCCTTCGGGCGGTAA